A region of uncultured Anaeromusa sp. DNA encodes the following proteins:
- a CDS encoding glucose-1-phosphate adenylyltransferase, translating into MSRRECVAMLLAGGQGTRLGNLTKQLAKPAVPFGGKYRIIDFTLSNCHNSGIDTVGVLTQYKPLALNAYIGIGSDWDLDRRDGGVFVLPPYMSEEGGQWYKGTADAIYQNLNFLEQMNPEYVLILSGDHIYKMNYAKMLAFHKEEQADVTIAVIPVPWEDASRFGIMSTDESARIVEFAEKPKEPKSNLASMGIYIFSWAVLRRYLQEDAELADSCHDFGKNVIPAMLKGRKRLMAYAFEGYWKDVGTVESYWQANMDLLEEKPSLDLFDTDWRIYSVNPARPPHYLGPNAKVKRSCINEGCQIFGEVVHSVVFPNVVIEKGAVVRDSILMPGVYIGAGCRVEKAVVGRQVRLGDNCRIGTPVNAKGRRDIVVIAEKLKLPAETVVDKTISCYTELACALAGREGK; encoded by the coding sequence ATGTCTAGAAGAGAGTGTGTCGCCATGCTCCTGGCAGGGGGCCAGGGCACGCGTCTGGGGAATTTGACGAAGCAGCTTGCCAAACCAGCAGTACCCTTTGGAGGGAAATATCGGATTATCGATTTTACTCTCAGTAACTGCCATAATTCCGGCATTGATACCGTGGGCGTGTTGACGCAATACAAGCCGTTGGCGCTCAATGCCTACATCGGCATTGGCAGCGACTGGGATTTGGACCGCCGTGACGGAGGCGTCTTTGTATTGCCTCCTTACATGAGCGAAGAAGGCGGACAATGGTATAAAGGAACCGCAGACGCTATTTATCAAAATTTGAACTTTCTGGAGCAGATGAATCCGGAGTATGTGCTGATTTTATCGGGCGATCATATTTATAAGATGAACTATGCGAAAATGCTGGCTTTTCATAAAGAGGAGCAGGCGGACGTGACCATTGCTGTAATTCCGGTTCCTTGGGAAGACGCCAGCCGTTTTGGCATCATGTCGACCGATGAAAGCGCTCGAATCGTTGAGTTTGCAGAAAAACCCAAGGAACCAAAAAGCAATTTGGCTTCCATGGGTATCTATATTTTTTCTTGGGCAGTCTTGCGGCGTTATTTGCAAGAAGACGCGGAATTGGCTGACTCGTGCCATGATTTTGGCAAAAACGTTATTCCGGCCATGCTTAAAGGACGCAAGCGTCTCATGGCGTATGCTTTTGAAGGGTATTGGAAAGACGTCGGTACGGTGGAAAGCTATTGGCAGGCTAATATGGATTTGCTGGAGGAAAAGCCATCGTTGGATTTGTTTGACACCGATTGGCGTATTTACTCGGTCAATCCGGCGCGGCCGCCGCACTATCTGGGACCGAACGCCAAAGTGAAGCGTTCTTGCATTAACGAAGGCTGCCAAATTTTCGGAGAAGTGGTGCATTCGGTGGTTTTCCCCAATGTGGTGATTGAGAAAGGCGCAGTGGTACGAGATTCCATTCTCATGCCTGGCGTATATATCGGCGCTGGCTGCCGTGTAGAAAAAGCCGTAGTTGGCCGTCAGGTTCGCCTGGGGGATAATTGCCGTATTGGTACGCCTGTGAATGCGAAAGGGCGGCGGGATATCGTCGTTATTGCGGAGAAACTCAAACTTCCTGCGGAAACCGTAGTAGATAAGACGATTTCTTGCTATACGGAACTGGCGTGCGCTTTGGCCGGAAGGGAGGGGAAATAA
- a CDS encoding helix-turn-helix transcriptional regulator: MSTIELSVRQRTILEWVKENGPLSSKELADRLQVSRAALRADLAVLTMSGLLEARPRVGYYYSGKDEKDIIAGMLSPLRVKDAHSISVAVREKTSVYDVIVKMFIEDVGTMFIVSQEGFLEGVVSRKDLLKTALGQRKLEDLPISVIMTRMPNIIVTTPEESVLRAAQKLLTHQVDSLPVITIENTPDGERYRLLGRFTKSNITRLFVQMGSRS; this comes from the coding sequence GTGAGTACCATCGAATTATCGGTACGTCAACGCACCATTCTGGAATGGGTCAAGGAAAACGGCCCTTTGAGCAGCAAAGAACTGGCTGATCGCCTGCAAGTCAGCCGCGCCGCACTTCGTGCGGATCTAGCAGTCCTTACCATGTCCGGTCTGCTGGAAGCCCGCCCCCGGGTAGGCTACTACTACAGCGGCAAAGACGAAAAAGACATCATCGCCGGTATGCTCAGCCCTTTGCGCGTCAAGGACGCACATTCCATTTCTGTAGCAGTTCGAGAAAAAACCTCAGTCTATGATGTCATTGTCAAAATGTTCATTGAAGACGTAGGCACCATGTTTATCGTCTCCCAAGAAGGCTTTCTCGAAGGCGTGGTTTCGCGCAAAGATCTGCTAAAGACCGCGTTAGGACAGCGCAAGCTAGAAGACTTGCCGATCAGCGTAATCATGACTCGCATGCCCAACATTATTGTAACCACCCCGGAAGAGTCCGTGCTCCGGGCTGCGCAGAAGCTGCTGACACACCAAGTCGACTCCCTCCCGGTAATCACCATAGAAAACACGCCGGACGGAGAACGTTACCGCCTGCTCGGCCGCTTCACCAAGTCCAATATCACAAGGCTGTTTGTACAAATGGGCAGCCGCTCATAA
- a CDS encoding pyruvate, water dikinase regulatory protein, with amino-acid sequence MTHPGTSAHPAVLYLLSDSVGETAEVVTKAACSQFDAGHVELRRMPYLASVYQVEEALQEAAATANAAVIYTLVSPKLRAALKAKAATLKLTCVDVMGPVVDALTQISGLDPRNEPGILRKIDEAYFNRIEAIEFAVKFDDGKEPRGLLRADIVVTGVSRTSKTPLCMYLAHKGLKAANLPLVPEVTVPQELFQVPANKAVGLTIKADHLYEIRRERLRTMGLAQTAEYANYDRILEEIEYAMRIMRKIGCPIIDVTNKATEETAARVLDYYRKGAEIR; translated from the coding sequence ATGACTCATCCCGGTACGTCCGCGCATCCCGCCGTTCTCTACCTGCTTTCCGACTCAGTCGGTGAAACGGCGGAAGTCGTCACCAAAGCCGCCTGCAGCCAATTTGACGCCGGTCATGTTGAATTGCGCCGCATGCCGTATCTGGCTTCTGTTTACCAAGTAGAGGAAGCCTTGCAGGAAGCTGCAGCCACCGCCAACGCTGCCGTAATTTACACGTTGGTCAGTCCCAAGTTACGCGCAGCCCTGAAAGCAAAAGCTGCTACATTGAAATTAACTTGTGTGGACGTAATGGGCCCTGTTGTTGATGCGCTCACGCAGATCAGCGGCCTGGACCCACGCAACGAGCCCGGTATTCTGCGCAAAATTGATGAAGCGTACTTCAATCGCATTGAAGCCATTGAGTTCGCCGTCAAATTTGACGATGGCAAAGAGCCGCGCGGCCTGTTGCGAGCGGACATCGTCGTCACGGGCGTATCTCGCACCTCCAAAACCCCTTTGTGCATGTATCTGGCACATAAAGGGCTTAAAGCAGCCAACCTGCCGCTGGTTCCAGAAGTGACCGTACCACAGGAACTCTTCCAAGTGCCGGCGAACAAAGCCGTCGGCCTCACTATCAAGGCGGATCATCTCTACGAAATACGTCGCGAACGCTTGCGAACCATGGGACTGGCGCAAACGGCGGAATACGCCAACTACGACCGCATTCTAGAAGAAATCGAGTACGCCATGCGCATTATGCGTAAAATCGGCTGCCCGATTATCGACGTTACTAATAAAGCCACAGAAGAAACTGCAGCCAGAGTGCTGGACTATTACCGGAAGGGAGCCGAAATACGATGA
- the glgB gene encoding 1,4-alpha-glucan branching protein GlgB, translating to MTPSPLSKDNLYLFNEGTQYRAYQMLGAHCITQDGVEGVRFALWAPHAKMVQLVGEFNGWEGQHHVMKLHSRSGVWQLFVPQACAGMAYKYVIHAANGEVLEKSDPYAVHAETPPKSASVVWDLGGYTWQDEPWQEQKKQRNIYESPVLIYEVHLGSWRRAPGGRPLTYREMAEQLVPYAAEMGYTHLELLPLAEHPFDGSWGYQITGFFAVTSRYGTPQDFMYFVDCCHQQGLGVIMDWVPGHFCRDGHGLRCFDGTPLYEHPDPMQGENEGWGTCNFDYGRPEVKSFLISNALFWLDVYHIDGLRADAVANILYLDYGRKKGQWRPNRYGGNGNLEGMALLRQTNETVFREYPQTLMMAEESTSWPMVSWPTDCGGLGFNFKWNMGWMNDMLRYMELDPIHRKWYHNLLTFSLMYAFTENFVLPLSHDEVVHGKKSLLNKMPGDYWQKFANLRAFYAYWLAHPGKKLLFMGGEFGQFIEWKHDDSLDWHLLDYPQHQAIHHCVRELNRFYHQHAAFWENDDDWDGFSWLDCQDYEHSVISFLRRDRQGEAVLVICNFTPVVHEGYRIGVPAPGEYQEVFNTDAGCFGGSGQGNGVVHSEPIPWHSQDCSLVLRLPPLATVYLRLHAVKQEQETTEDTRGNGYV from the coding sequence ATGACACCTTCGCCTTTATCCAAAGACAATCTCTATTTATTTAATGAAGGAACGCAGTATCGCGCCTATCAAATGTTGGGAGCGCATTGCATTACCCAGGACGGCGTGGAGGGGGTGCGGTTTGCCTTATGGGCGCCGCATGCCAAAATGGTACAGTTGGTAGGGGAGTTCAACGGTTGGGAAGGACAGCATCATGTGATGAAGCTCCATTCACGCTCGGGCGTATGGCAGCTTTTTGTCCCCCAAGCTTGTGCAGGAATGGCGTATAAGTACGTTATTCATGCCGCTAATGGCGAAGTGCTGGAAAAGAGCGATCCCTATGCCGTGCATGCGGAGACACCTCCCAAGTCGGCTTCCGTGGTGTGGGATCTTGGAGGCTATACATGGCAGGATGAACCTTGGCAGGAGCAGAAAAAGCAGCGCAATATTTATGAATCGCCAGTGCTCATTTATGAAGTCCACTTAGGTTCTTGGCGCCGGGCGCCGGGAGGGCGGCCTCTGACTTACCGGGAGATGGCGGAACAACTGGTGCCATATGCAGCGGAAATGGGATATACGCATCTTGAACTGTTGCCGTTGGCGGAGCATCCTTTTGATGGCTCTTGGGGATATCAGATTACGGGCTTTTTTGCGGTAACCAGCCGCTATGGTACGCCGCAGGACTTCATGTATTTTGTAGATTGCTGCCATCAGCAAGGCCTTGGGGTGATCATGGATTGGGTGCCAGGACATTTTTGCCGCGACGGTCATGGCTTGAGGTGTTTTGACGGCACGCCTCTTTATGAACATCCGGATCCGATGCAGGGGGAAAATGAAGGTTGGGGTACCTGCAATTTTGATTATGGACGGCCGGAGGTCAAAAGCTTTTTGATTTCTAACGCTCTTTTTTGGCTGGATGTTTATCATATAGACGGCCTGCGGGCGGATGCCGTGGCTAATATTTTGTACCTGGATTACGGGCGTAAGAAAGGACAATGGCGTCCGAACCGCTATGGCGGCAACGGCAACCTAGAGGGCATGGCGCTTTTGCGGCAGACTAATGAAACGGTGTTTCGAGAGTATCCGCAGACCTTGATGATGGCCGAGGAATCGACCTCTTGGCCTATGGTTTCCTGGCCTACGGATTGCGGCGGTCTGGGGTTCAACTTCAAATGGAATATGGGTTGGATGAACGACATGCTCCGCTATATGGAACTGGATCCGATTCATCGCAAGTGGTACCATAATTTGCTGACTTTTTCCTTGATGTACGCTTTTACGGAGAACTTCGTGCTCCCGTTGTCTCATGACGAGGTGGTGCATGGGAAAAAGTCACTGCTTAATAAAATGCCTGGTGACTATTGGCAAAAATTCGCTAATCTTCGTGCCTTCTATGCGTATTGGCTGGCGCATCCTGGGAAAAAGCTGCTTTTCATGGGCGGCGAGTTTGGTCAGTTTATCGAGTGGAAGCATGATGACAGCCTAGACTGGCATTTGCTCGATTATCCTCAACATCAGGCTATACATCACTGTGTGCGAGAATTGAATCGGTTTTATCATCAGCATGCTGCTTTTTGGGAAAATGATGATGATTGGGACGGCTTTTCTTGGTTGGACTGCCAAGATTACGAACACAGTGTAATTTCTTTTTTGCGGCGCGATCGTCAAGGAGAAGCGGTTCTCGTGATTTGTAATTTTACCCCGGTGGTGCATGAAGGCTATCGCATTGGCGTTCCCGCACCGGGAGAATACCAAGAAGTATTCAATACCGACGCCGGATGTTTCGGAGGATCCGGCCAAGGTAACGGCGTAGTGCATTCTGAACCGATACCCTGGCATAGCCAGGATTGTTCGTTGGTATTGCGACTGCCGCCGTTGGCAACGGTGTATTTGCGGCTTCATGCAGTTAAACAAGAGCAAGAAACGACCGAGGATACGAGGGGGAATGGCTATGTCTAG
- the ppdK gene encoding pyruvate, phosphate dikinase: MKKYVYLFAEGSAEMRSLLGGKGANLAEMTNLGLPVPPGFTITTEGCREYYAQGAKLPAGMEEEVSRQLAVLEEQTGKSFGDSANPLLVSVRSGAVFSMPGMMDTILNLGLNSNTVVGLAAATGNERFAYDSYRRFIQMFSDVVLDIHKYEFEQLLDDVKEEQGVRFDQDLSADSLKEVIRQYKKLVHEHSGRYFPEEPKEQLFMALTAVFRSWNNDRAIVYRNLNKIDHDLGTAVNIQSMVFGNMGNDSGTGVAFSRNPSTGENKLYGEYLMNAQGEDVVAGIRTPQSIEKLAGDMPHVYEQFCQIVKTLETHYKNMQDIEFTIEKGKLYMLQTRNGKRTAAAAVKVAHDLVQEGLVSTADALLMVEPTQIGQLLHRQIDSSAKLDVLAQGLPASPGAASGAIVFDADEAEFLGRQDKKVLLVRTETTPDDIHGIVMAQGILTSRGGMTSHAAVVARGMGKPCVCGCEAARIDYNAKTLTIGDLTLKEGDLLSIDGATGRVISGSIPLQEPELSPEYLTLLAWADEYRRLDVRANADTPEDAAKARSFGATGIGLVRTEHMFMAQDRLPYVQQMILAETLDAREDALAHLLPMQENDFYGILKAMESYPVCIRLLDPPLHEFLPSLEELLVETTRLRTLGNAPEVLAQKELLLKKVRHLHEFNPMLGHRGCRLGITYPEVYDMQIQAIMNASARLTKEGLTVLPEVEIPLTISREEMDFFKERIDRIAQEVMTDRQVQFHYTAGTMIELPRAALLADELAASADFFSFGTNDLTQTCLGFSRDDAEGKFLPHYLEQKILKTNPFVELDRQGVGKLMRLAVAGGRATRPELLIGICGEHGGDPSSIQFCHELDLDFVSCSPYRVPVARLAAAQAALSDGEVLGTR, encoded by the coding sequence ATGAAAAAATATGTATACCTCTTTGCGGAAGGAAGCGCCGAAATGCGCTCGCTCTTAGGAGGCAAAGGAGCCAATTTGGCCGAAATGACCAACCTGGGTCTGCCGGTACCTCCTGGCTTCACCATCACCACCGAAGGCTGCCGCGAATACTACGCCCAAGGCGCTAAACTCCCCGCAGGCATGGAAGAGGAAGTATCTCGTCAACTAGCCGTCTTAGAGGAACAAACAGGCAAGTCTTTCGGGGACAGCGCTAATCCGCTTTTGGTATCGGTTCGTTCCGGCGCCGTCTTCTCCATGCCTGGCATGATGGACACTATCTTGAACCTCGGTCTAAACAGCAACACCGTCGTCGGCCTAGCCGCCGCCACCGGTAACGAGCGGTTCGCATACGACTCCTACCGCCGTTTTATCCAGATGTTCTCCGACGTGGTTCTCGACATCCACAAATACGAATTCGAACAGCTTCTTGATGACGTCAAAGAAGAACAAGGCGTCCGCTTTGACCAAGATCTCAGCGCGGATTCGCTCAAAGAAGTCATCCGGCAATATAAAAAGCTTGTCCATGAACATAGCGGACGCTACTTCCCGGAAGAGCCTAAAGAACAGCTCTTCATGGCCCTTACCGCCGTTTTCCGCTCCTGGAATAACGACCGAGCCATCGTCTACCGCAACTTGAACAAGATCGATCACGATCTGGGTACCGCCGTCAATATCCAATCGATGGTGTTCGGCAACATGGGCAATGACTCCGGTACCGGGGTCGCCTTCAGCCGCAACCCCTCCACGGGCGAAAACAAGCTCTACGGCGAATACTTAATGAACGCGCAGGGCGAAGACGTTGTCGCTGGCATTCGCACTCCCCAAAGCATTGAAAAGCTGGCAGGCGACATGCCACATGTCTATGAACAATTCTGCCAGATTGTCAAAACGCTGGAAACGCACTATAAAAATATGCAAGACATCGAATTTACCATCGAAAAAGGCAAGCTCTATATGCTGCAGACCCGCAACGGCAAACGCACCGCCGCCGCCGCTGTCAAAGTGGCTCACGATTTAGTACAAGAAGGCCTCGTGAGCACCGCCGACGCGCTGCTTATGGTGGAACCGACACAAATCGGCCAATTGCTGCACCGCCAAATCGACAGCTCCGCCAAGCTCGACGTACTGGCTCAGGGGCTGCCGGCTTCGCCGGGTGCCGCTTCGGGAGCGATCGTCTTTGACGCCGACGAAGCGGAATTTTTAGGACGCCAAGATAAAAAAGTGCTGCTGGTACGCACCGAAACCACTCCAGACGACATTCATGGCATCGTCATGGCTCAAGGAATTCTCACCAGCCGCGGCGGTATGACCAGCCACGCCGCCGTTGTAGCTCGCGGCATGGGTAAACCTTGCGTCTGCGGCTGCGAAGCCGCCCGAATCGATTATAATGCCAAGACCCTAACCATCGGCGATTTGACGCTAAAAGAAGGAGATCTCCTCTCTATTGACGGCGCCACTGGTCGCGTCATCAGCGGTTCCATTCCCCTCCAAGAGCCTGAACTTTCTCCCGAATACCTCACTCTTTTAGCTTGGGCCGATGAATACCGGCGCCTGGATGTACGCGCCAATGCCGATACCCCAGAAGACGCCGCCAAAGCCCGTTCCTTCGGCGCTACCGGGATCGGTCTAGTCCGTACAGAGCACATGTTTATGGCGCAAGATCGCCTGCCTTATGTACAGCAGATGATTCTCGCCGAAACCCTGGATGCACGCGAAGACGCACTGGCGCATTTGCTACCGATGCAGGAAAACGACTTCTACGGCATCTTAAAAGCCATGGAAAGCTATCCGGTCTGCATTCGCCTGCTTGATCCGCCATTGCATGAGTTCTTGCCGAGCCTGGAAGAGTTGTTAGTAGAAACCACCCGTCTGCGCACCCTCGGCAACGCCCCGGAAGTGCTGGCGCAAAAAGAACTGCTCCTCAAAAAAGTCCGTCACCTGCACGAATTCAACCCTATGCTCGGGCATCGCGGCTGCCGCCTAGGCATTACGTATCCCGAAGTATACGATATGCAGATCCAGGCCATTATGAACGCTTCGGCCAGACTGACCAAAGAGGGCCTCACGGTACTCCCGGAAGTAGAAATCCCTCTCACCATCAGCCGGGAAGAAATGGATTTCTTCAAAGAGCGCATTGACCGCATTGCTCAAGAAGTCATGACAGATCGCCAAGTGCAGTTCCACTATACCGCAGGCACCATGATCGAGCTGCCGCGGGCCGCCCTGCTGGCGGACGAACTGGCAGCCAGCGCGGATTTCTTCAGTTTCGGCACCAACGATCTGACACAAACCTGCCTGGGCTTCAGCCGCGATGACGCCGAAGGCAAATTTCTGCCCCATTACTTGGAACAGAAAATCCTCAAAACCAATCCCTTTGTAGAACTGGACCGCCAAGGCGTCGGTAAACTGATGCGTCTAGCTGTCGCTGGCGGCCGCGCCACACGCCCGGAGCTTTTGATTGGCATTTGCGGCGAACATGGCGGCGACCCCAGTTCCATCCAATTCTGCCATGAACTCGACTTGGACTTTGTCAGCTGTTCTCCCTACCGCGTGCCAGTAGCTCGCCTGGCTGCAGCGCAAGCAGCGCTGTCTGATGGCGAAGTATTAGGAACCCGCTAA
- a CDS encoding glycogen/starch/alpha-glucan phosphorylase encodes MKSDLEQQGSKEIFRKNFVTRVQSLYGKSIDEALPSEKYMALGMVVRDYISSNWIQTNQQYSDRGEKQVYYFSIEFLLGRLMELNLINLGIRDVCEAALKEVGTDLQELLEVERDAGLGNGGLGRLAACFLDSLAAMGLPGHGNGIRYRYGLFEQKIVDNYQVELPDHWLKDRYVWEYRKADKAVTVRFGGRIEMIEQDGHMRVVHQDAQAVLAVPYDVPVIGYDNNTVNTLRLWNAEPLQSEFDLTSFNRGDYLQAVQYQQQVEAISKILYPEDTFYEGRLLRLKQQYFFVCAGLQSILRRFKRKYSDMHLLPDKVAVHINDTHPAVAIPELMRLLMDEEGMGWNEAWDMTIRTVSYTNHTILPEALESWPVDMFSTLLPRVYQIVEEINRRYCARLLDRFPNDGEKIRRMAVIADGMVHMARLAVLGSYSVNGVAAIHTDILKQHLFNDFWKETPHKFNNKTNGITHRRWLLKANPRLSKLITETIGDSWVYHPTDLGRLAHKRHDAGLLAELDRVKKANKLDLADFVKRQYGVAIDPESIYDVHIKRIHAYKRQTLNILHVIHLYNQLQENPNLDMVPRTFFFGGKAAPSYNTAKQMIKLINEVADKVNSDQRIDGKLKIVFLENYSVSLGEKVFPAADVSEQISTASKEASGTGNMKFMMNGAVTIGTLDGANVEIAEEVGDENIFIFGLKAEEVFQYYAQGGYNAWDIYNSDARVRLVIDQITRGVYDGGDSYKLLMDLLLGHNDQFFVLRDFDAYAAAQQRLDTAYRDREGWLRRSLVNIAMSGVFSSDRTIDEYAKAIWKIRPVEILQGS; translated from the coding sequence ATGAAATCTGATCTTGAACAACAAGGCTCCAAAGAAATATTCCGCAAGAATTTTGTAACCCGTGTGCAGTCTTTATACGGGAAAAGTATTGACGAGGCCTTGCCAAGCGAAAAATATATGGCTTTGGGCATGGTGGTCCGGGATTACATTAGCTCGAACTGGATCCAGACGAATCAGCAATATTCGGATCGCGGTGAAAAACAGGTTTATTATTTTTCTATTGAATTTCTTTTGGGACGCCTCATGGAGCTTAATCTCATCAATTTGGGGATTCGTGATGTGTGTGAAGCCGCCTTGAAAGAAGTGGGGACTGACCTTCAAGAATTGTTGGAAGTAGAACGGGATGCTGGCTTGGGCAACGGTGGTCTAGGGCGCTTGGCAGCATGCTTTTTGGATTCTTTGGCGGCCATGGGACTGCCGGGGCATGGCAATGGCATTCGCTATCGTTATGGTTTGTTTGAACAAAAGATTGTCGACAACTACCAGGTTGAATTACCGGATCATTGGCTCAAAGATCGTTATGTCTGGGAATACCGCAAGGCGGACAAGGCGGTGACGGTGCGCTTTGGCGGGCGGATTGAAATGATTGAACAAGACGGACATATGCGGGTGGTGCACCAGGACGCTCAAGCTGTGCTGGCGGTTCCTTATGACGTGCCGGTTATCGGCTATGACAACAATACGGTCAATACTTTGCGTTTGTGGAACGCAGAGCCGCTGCAAAGCGAGTTTGATTTGACCAGCTTCAACCGCGGCGATTATCTGCAAGCGGTGCAATATCAGCAACAGGTAGAGGCAATCTCCAAGATCTTGTACCCGGAGGATACGTTCTACGAAGGTCGTTTGCTGCGCTTGAAACAGCAGTACTTTTTTGTCTGTGCTGGACTGCAGAGCATTTTACGGCGCTTTAAGCGCAAGTACTCGGATATGCATCTTTTGCCGGACAAAGTGGCAGTGCATATCAACGATACCCACCCGGCCGTAGCCATTCCAGAACTGATGCGCCTTTTGATGGATGAGGAAGGAATGGGCTGGAATGAGGCCTGGGATATGACCATTCGCACGGTGTCCTACACCAATCATACGATTTTGCCAGAAGCGTTGGAAAGCTGGCCGGTGGATATGTTTTCGACGCTGCTGCCCAGAGTGTATCAGATTGTGGAGGAAATCAATCGCCGCTACTGTGCGCGGCTGTTAGACCGTTTTCCAAACGATGGTGAAAAAATCCGGCGCATGGCTGTTATTGCCGACGGCATGGTGCATATGGCGCGATTGGCGGTGCTTGGCAGCTACAGCGTTAACGGTGTAGCTGCTATCCATACAGATATATTGAAGCAACATCTTTTTAATGATTTTTGGAAAGAAACGCCTCATAAGTTTAATAACAAGACTAACGGCATTACGCATCGTCGTTGGCTGCTTAAAGCCAACCCACGTCTATCCAAGTTGATTACGGAAACGATTGGTGATTCGTGGGTTTACCATCCTACGGATTTGGGGAGGCTGGCGCATAAGCGGCATGACGCGGGGCTGTTGGCGGAATTGGACCGCGTGAAAAAGGCCAATAAACTGGATCTGGCTGATTTTGTGAAGCGCCAATATGGCGTAGCTATTGATCCGGAATCCATTTACGATGTGCATATTAAACGGATTCACGCGTATAAACGGCAGACGCTGAATATTCTTCATGTGATTCATCTGTATAATCAATTACAAGAAAATCCGAATCTGGACATGGTACCGCGGACCTTTTTCTTCGGCGGTAAGGCGGCGCCTAGCTACAACACCGCTAAACAGATGATTAAGCTAATCAACGAAGTAGCGGACAAAGTCAATAGCGACCAGCGCATTGATGGAAAGTTGAAGATCGTCTTTTTGGAAAATTATTCGGTCTCTTTAGGTGAAAAAGTTTTCCCGGCAGCCGACGTGAGCGAACAAATTTCTACAGCCAGTAAAGAGGCGTCTGGTACAGGAAATATGAAGTTCATGATGAATGGGGCTGTCACTATCGGCACACTGGACGGAGCTAATGTGGAAATCGCTGAGGAAGTGGGCGACGAAAATATTTTCATCTTTGGCTTGAAGGCGGAAGAAGTCTTCCAATATTACGCGCAAGGAGGCTATAACGCCTGGGATATTTACAACAGCGATGCGCGGGTGCGTCTGGTTATTGATCAGATTACACGTGGTGTTTATGACGGTGGGGATTCGTACAAGCTGTTAATGGATTTGCTTTTGGGACATAATGACCAGTTTTTTGTACTGCGTGATTTTGACGCCTATGCGGCAGCGCAGCAGCGCCTGGATACCGCTTATCGTGACCGCGAAGGGTGGTTGCGTCGAAGCTTGGTGAATATTGCCATGTCTGGCGTATTTTCCAGTGACCGTACCATTGATGAGTACGCCAAAGCGATCTGGAAAATTCGGCCAGTGGAAATACTGCAAGGATCGTAG
- a CDS encoding M48 family metallopeptidase, producing MRELLKRIVFVCLALLLMAGLWQPTAEAGLISKDQEISMGRDVAKELEKKYGLVDDAQLQERIQKIGMSLVKVSDRQDLPYTFKVLNSKEVNALAVPGGFIYVFKGLVDLMPDDDELAGVIGHEVGHVVKRHSVKQMEKSLGMGILFSVLFGDRGVALQSLAYQVLMAGYSRDDEREADQLGFVHSFKAGYNPYGMAMGLRKLATINQNYHPDLFSSHPEANSRVEKVLGYARDAGVRPFVDEGAKQVKDGAWSLPPFKTAVDGQEPVFRAFAVAGAIYRARSSAGFSPERYVPDSDGTQFYIYYNERRIMTIAESEAVAYGISQEELMERYLEALRRY from the coding sequence GTGCGTGAACTTTTAAAACGTATTGTTTTTGTATGCTTGGCATTGCTGTTGATGGCGGGCTTATGGCAGCCGACGGCGGAAGCGGGGCTAATTAGTAAAGACCAGGAAATTTCTATGGGCCGCGATGTAGCGAAGGAGCTGGAGAAAAAATACGGTCTTGTAGACGACGCGCAGCTACAAGAGCGTATCCAAAAAATAGGTATGAGTTTGGTGAAGGTATCGGATCGGCAAGATCTTCCGTATACGTTTAAGGTTTTAAATTCTAAAGAAGTGAACGCGCTGGCTGTGCCTGGCGGCTTTATCTATGTTTTTAAGGGCTTAGTCGATTTGATGCCGGATGACGACGAACTAGCCGGCGTTATTGGGCATGAAGTAGGGCATGTTGTCAAACGGCACAGCGTGAAGCAGATGGAAAAAAGCTTGGGGATGGGCATTCTTTTTAGCGTGCTTTTCGGCGATAGAGGGGTAGCGTTGCAGAGCTTGGCCTATCAGGTGTTAATGGCTGGCTACAGCAGGGATGACGAGAGGGAAGCAGATCAACTAGGCTTTGTACATTCCTTTAAGGCTGGCTACAATCCGTATGGCATGGCCATGGGGTTGCGCAAATTAGCCACTATAAATCAAAATTATCATCCTGATTTGTTTTCCAGCCATCCAGAGGCGAATTCGCGCGTGGAAAAAGTGTTGGGCTATGCACGGGATGCCGGTGTGCGTCCCTTTGTGGACGAAGGAGCCAAGCAGGTGAAAGACGGCGCCTGGAGTCTGCCGCCCTTTAAAACCGCTGTTGATGGACAGGAACCTGTGTTTCGGGCTTTTGCCGTTGCGGGCGCCATTTATCGTGCTCGGAGCAGTGCGGGCTTTTCGCCGGAGCGGTATGTCCCGGATAGTGACGGAACCCAGTTTTATATCTATTATAATGAGCGACGTATTATGACAATTGCAGAAAGTGAGGCCGTTGCCTACGGCATTTCGCAAGAAGAACTGATGGAACGCTATCTAGAGGCGTTGCGGCGGTATTGA